Proteins encoded within one genomic window of Prochlorococcus marinus str. MIT 9515:
- the ppk1 gene encoding polyphosphate kinase 1, translating into MKYEANNYINRELSWIDFNKRVLLTGMENDYKVLDKIKFFSIFSNNLDEFFMVRVASLKAQVEAGIRKKSIDGLMPIEQLKKINKEVKNLTTLQENFLNNELNDELRNKGIFIKKYRELSENQKNWCNNYFLSSIFPLLTPLVVDPAHPFPFISNLSLNLAALINDGEESKNQFVRIKIPTKNIGRFILIPNEIVETDDEKEHLFITVEDLIGNNINFLFNGMECLNYSFFRVTRDADLELKELEADDLLLAVEQSLQKRRLGGDVVRLEVEENIPKNILKLLIDSIQISEEYIYFCKSLLGLDDLNYLTKINREDLKRNLLIGDTHPLLKSLDSPNDKNFNSIFSILRKQSVLLHHPYDLFKTSVEEFINKAADDPLVLAIKITLYRVSKDSPIIEALMRAAENGKEVMTLVELKARFDEDNNIQWAKQLEQAGIHVVYGILGFKTHTKIALVVRKEKGRLRNYFHIGTGNYNSNTSRFYTDIGFLSTDPDISSDLIELFNYLSGFSKQKTYQKLLVSPKSLRKKFIFLINREIENAKKGKKGEIIAKMNSLVDPEIIQLLYLASQTGIKIHLIIRGICCLYPQKENLSENITVTSIIGPFLEHSRIFWFYNNNNPEVFIGSADWMRRNLDRRIEAVTPIEDLNLKSQLYDLLQTYIDDNYFSWVMNQEGIYEKKREKSNSNRSQIDLIKG; encoded by the coding sequence AGCTAATAACTACATTAATAGGGAATTAAGTTGGATTGACTTTAATAAAAGAGTTCTTTTGACTGGTATGGAGAATGACTATAAAGTTTTAGATAAAATTAAATTTTTTTCAATTTTTAGTAATAATCTTGATGAATTTTTTATGGTTAGAGTTGCATCATTAAAAGCTCAAGTTGAAGCTGGAATTAGAAAAAAAAGCATTGATGGACTGATGCCCATCGAGCAACTAAAAAAAATAAACAAAGAAGTAAAAAATCTTACAACTCTCCAAGAAAACTTTCTTAATAATGAATTAAATGATGAACTCAGAAATAAAGGAATTTTTATAAAAAAGTATCGAGAACTTTCTGAGAATCAAAAAAATTGGTGTAATAACTATTTTCTTTCATCAATTTTTCCATTATTAACCCCATTAGTTGTTGATCCTGCACACCCATTTCCCTTTATAAGTAACCTTAGTCTTAATTTAGCTGCTCTAATTAATGATGGAGAGGAATCTAAAAATCAATTTGTAAGGATTAAAATTCCGACAAAAAATATCGGCAGATTTATACTAATTCCTAATGAAATTGTTGAAACTGATGATGAAAAAGAACATCTTTTTATAACTGTAGAAGACCTAATTGGAAATAATATCAATTTTTTGTTTAATGGGATGGAATGCTTAAATTATTCTTTTTTCAGAGTAACAAGAGATGCAGATTTAGAATTAAAAGAACTTGAAGCGGACGATTTACTTCTTGCTGTGGAGCAAAGCTTGCAAAAAAGGAGATTAGGGGGTGATGTAGTTAGATTAGAAGTAGAAGAAAATATCCCAAAAAATATTTTAAAATTGCTTATTGATAGTATTCAAATATCAGAAGAATATATTTACTTTTGCAAAAGCTTATTAGGGCTTGATGATTTAAATTATCTCACAAAAATCAATCGCGAAGATTTAAAAAGAAACTTATTAATTGGAGATACACATCCATTGCTCAAATCATTAGATTCTCCAAATGATAAAAATTTTAACTCTATTTTCAGCATTCTTAGAAAACAGAGTGTACTTCTTCATCACCCTTACGACTTATTCAAAACTTCCGTTGAAGAATTTATCAATAAAGCTGCTGACGACCCCCTTGTATTAGCGATTAAAATTACTCTTTATCGAGTTTCGAAGGATTCTCCAATCATTGAAGCTTTGATGAGAGCCGCTGAAAATGGGAAAGAGGTTATGACTCTTGTCGAGCTCAAAGCAAGATTTGATGAAGACAACAACATCCAATGGGCAAAACAGCTTGAACAAGCTGGAATACATGTCGTTTATGGAATACTAGGCTTTAAAACGCATACAAAAATTGCGTTGGTGGTTAGAAAAGAAAAAGGAAGATTAAGAAATTATTTTCATATAGGAACTGGAAACTACAATTCAAATACTTCTCGCTTTTATACAGATATAGGATTTCTTTCGACAGATCCGGATATCTCATCAGATCTAATTGAATTATTTAATTACTTATCAGGATTCTCAAAACAAAAGACTTACCAAAAACTATTAGTGTCCCCAAAATCATTAAGAAAAAAATTTATCTTTTTAATAAACAGGGAAATTGAGAATGCCAAGAAGGGAAAGAAAGGGGAGATTATTGCAAAAATGAATTCATTAGTAGACCCAGAAATTATTCAATTACTTTATTTAGCTTCTCAAACAGGAATAAAAATTCACCTCATTATCAGGGGAATTTGTTGTTTATATCCCCAAAAGGAGAACTTGAGTGAAAATATAACGGTCACAAGCATTATTGGACCTTTTCTTGAACATTCTAGAATTTTCTGGTTTTACAATAATAATAATCCAGAAGTTTTTATTGGAAGTGCTGACTGGATGAGAAGAAATTTAGACAGAAGAATAGAAGCAGTAACACCTATAGAAGATTTGAATTTAAAATCTCAATTATATGATCTTTTACAAACTTATATTGATGATAATTATTTCTCTTGGGTAATGAATCAAGAAGGAATATACGAAAAAAAAAGAGAAAAATCAAACTCAAATCGCTCTCAAATTGATTTAATAAAAGGTTGA
- a CDS encoding RpoD/SigA family RNA polymerase sigma factor, translating into MGILLESGNSSSKNNNEEPRLPNTAGKTRKTKSSLSAKQSQKKSARLASDSIGYYLSSIGRVPLLTAAEEIELAHHVQNMKKMLKIPEIERSSRNRHLIKVGKRARDRMMSANLRLVVSVAKKYQNQGLELLDLVQEGAIGLERAVDKFDPAMGYKFSTYAYWWIRQGMTRAIDNSARTIRLPIHISEKLSKMRRVSRELSQKSGRQPTRLEMATAMGIDQKDLEDLISQSAPCASLDAHARGEEDRSTLGELIPDPNGEEPMEGMDRTIQKEHLGTWLTQLNEREQKIMKLRFGLDGEEPLTLAEIGRQINVSRERVRQLEAKAILKLRVMTTHQKAA; encoded by the coding sequence ATGGGGATCCTTCTGGAATCTGGAAATAGTTCTTCAAAAAATAATAATGAAGAACCTAGATTACCAAACACTGCGGGCAAGACTCGCAAAACAAAATCCAGCTTAAGTGCTAAACAAAGCCAAAAAAAATCTGCAAGACTTGCTTCAGATTCTATTGGTTATTACTTAAGCAGTATTGGAAGAGTTCCTCTGCTTACTGCCGCAGAGGAAATAGAGCTAGCACATCATGTTCAAAACATGAAAAAAATGCTAAAAATTCCTGAAATTGAAAGATCATCAAGAAATCGTCATCTTATTAAAGTTGGGAAGAGGGCTAGAGATAGAATGATGTCTGCCAATTTAAGACTTGTAGTATCTGTTGCAAAAAAGTATCAAAATCAAGGTTTAGAACTATTAGACTTGGTACAAGAAGGCGCTATTGGCTTAGAGAGGGCTGTTGATAAATTTGATCCTGCAATGGGATATAAATTTTCTACTTATGCTTATTGGTGGATTAGACAAGGAATGACAAGAGCTATTGATAATAGTGCTAGAACAATCCGATTGCCAATTCATATAAGTGAAAAATTATCCAAAATGAGGAGAGTTTCCCGAGAATTATCTCAAAAATCTGGAAGGCAACCAACCAGATTAGAAATGGCAACAGCGATGGGGATTGATCAAAAAGATTTAGAAGACTTAATCTCTCAAAGTGCTCCATGCGCATCTCTTGACGCTCATGCAAGAGGAGAAGAAGATCGTAGTACTCTAGGTGAACTTATTCCAGATCCAAATGGTGAAGAGCCAATGGAAGGAATGGATAGAACTATCCAAAAAGAACATTTAGGAACTTGGCTAACTCAGCTAAATGAGAGGGAACAAAAAATCATGAAACTAAGATTCGGCTTAGACGGAGAAGAGCCACTAACTCTGGCCGAAATAGGAAGACAAATAAATGTATCTCGAGAAAGAGTTAGACAACTAGAAGCAAAGGCAATACTAAAATTAAGAGTAATGACAACTCATCAAAAAGCAGCATAA
- a CDS encoding diacylglycerol/polyprenol kinase family protein, which produces MKFVFLSSYILIVFLISIIYKRFDQDNKEALRKIVHIGIGPLIPLAKYLDLDQISALFFTGIVSLLTFINYKSKLFPTIEDVDRKSYGTIFYCLSLFILIYLYWNKDPTSLIAGFFIMTFGDGFAGLIGKNIQSKSWIIFNQKKSFFGTMTMFLTSLLVVFGLCSFQEYSLNINIFTIAFIATILEQLSFFGVDNFVVPILSAFCFNFFITGL; this is translated from the coding sequence TTGAAATTTGTTTTTCTTTCTAGTTATATATTAATTGTCTTTTTAATATCAATAATTTATAAAAGGTTTGATCAGGATAATAAAGAGGCACTTAGGAAAATTGTTCATATTGGTATAGGACCCTTAATTCCTCTTGCTAAATATTTAGATTTAGATCAAATTTCTGCTCTATTCTTTACAGGAATTGTTTCTTTATTAACTTTCATAAATTACAAATCTAAATTATTCCCAACTATTGAGGATGTAGATAGAAAAAGTTATGGGACAATTTTTTATTGTCTCAGTTTATTCATTTTAATTTATCTTTATTGGAATAAAGATCCTACTTCCCTCATCGCTGGATTTTTTATAATGACATTTGGAGATGGCTTTGCCGGATTAATAGGCAAAAACATTCAATCCAAAAGTTGGATTATTTTTAACCAAAAAAAATCATTCTTTGGAACGATGACTATGTTCTTAACAAGCTTATTAGTTGTTTTTGGTTTATGTTCTTTTCAAGAATATAGTTTAAATATAAATATTTTTACGATCGCTTTTATTGCTACCATTCTTGAACAATTAAGTTTTTTTGGAGTAGATAATTTTGTCGTGCCAATTTTATCAGCATTTTGCTTTAACTTTTTTATTACAGGTTTATAA
- a CDS encoding 3-deoxy-7-phosphoheptulonate synthase — MTTSSNNQSLEKTSDLHVVETRPLIPPSKLHNDIPLDYTSADTVSNTRRSIQNILHNNDPRLLVIVGPCSIHDIKAAKEYSEYIQEFRKIYNDKLEIVMRVYFEKPRTTIGWKGLINDPHLDGSYDINTGLRRARSLLSYLATRGIPSATELLDPIVPQYIADLISWTAIGARTTESQTHREMASGLSMPIGFKNGTDGSFSTAINAMQSASKSHHFLGVNDHGYASIVNTTGNPDGHIVLRGGSKGVNFENQHVKGISSELKASNLPHKVMIDCSHGNSNKDFRKQSDVLENVATQIKNGEKNILGIMLESHLKEGNQKLSNNKDLEYGRSITDACINIDKTKNLLESLYDSIS, encoded by the coding sequence ATGACGACTTCATCAAATAATCAATCTTTAGAAAAAACATCTGATTTGCATGTTGTTGAAACACGTCCATTGATACCTCCAAGCAAACTTCATAATGATATACCTTTAGATTATACCTCTGCTGATACTGTCTCCAATACGAGGAGATCGATACAAAATATTTTGCATAATAATGATCCTAGGCTATTAGTCATTGTGGGACCATGCTCAATCCACGATATTAAAGCTGCTAAAGAGTATTCAGAATATATTCAGGAATTTAGAAAAATCTACAATGATAAATTGGAAATTGTAATGAGAGTATATTTTGAAAAACCGAGAACTACAATCGGATGGAAAGGATTGATAAATGACCCCCATTTAGATGGTTCCTACGATATTAATACAGGTTTACGTAGAGCTAGAAGCTTGCTCTCCTATCTTGCGACTAGAGGGATCCCTTCAGCTACTGAGTTGTTGGACCCCATTGTCCCTCAATATATTGCTGATTTAATCAGCTGGACAGCCATTGGTGCAAGGACAACTGAAAGTCAAACTCATAGAGAAATGGCTTCAGGATTATCTATGCCAATTGGTTTTAAAAATGGTACAGATGGTTCTTTCAGTACAGCTATTAATGCGATGCAGTCTGCATCAAAATCTCATCACTTTTTAGGCGTTAATGATCATGGTTATGCTTCTATTGTAAATACGACTGGCAATCCCGATGGGCATATAGTTTTAAGGGGTGGGTCTAAAGGAGTTAATTTTGAAAATCAACATGTAAAAGGCATATCTTCTGAATTAAAAGCCAGTAATCTTCCTCATAAGGTTATGATCGATTGTAGTCATGGTAATTCTAATAAAGACTTTAGGAAGCAATCTGATGTTCTAGAAAACGTAGCAACTCAAATTAAGAATGGTGAAAAAAATATTTTAGGAATTATGCTTGAAAGTCATCTTAAGGAAGGTAATCAAAAACTTTCAAATAATAAAGATCTTGAATATGGGAGAAGTATTACTGATGCTTGCATTAATATAGACAAGACAAAAAATTTGCTAGAGAGTTTATATGATTCAATTTCTTAA